A part of Mesoplodon densirostris isolate mMesDen1 chromosome 10, mMesDen1 primary haplotype, whole genome shotgun sequence genomic DNA contains:
- the THUMPD3 gene encoding tRNA (guanine(6)-N2)-methyltransferase THUMP3, with product MSDVQEATNQLQDVNLHENQRSIQVTESDLRSESEHLQVTIGATVPTGFEQTAADEVREKLGSSCKISKDRGKIYFDISVESLAQVHCLRSVDNLFVVVQEFKDYQFKETKEEVLKDFEDLAGKLPWSDPLKIWKINTCFKKKKTKHKKINQNSSKEKIESGQGDKTDERDVKKEFTNNVLDSQILDYYENSAIKEEISTLVGDDLTSCKDETEESSKEETDPEVLKFRVTCNRAGEKHCFSSNEAARDFGGAVQDYFKWKADMTNFDVEVLLNIHDNEIVVGIALTEESLHRRNITHFGPTTLRSTLAYGMLRLCAPQPTDIIVDPMCGTGAISIEGATEWSNCYHIAGDNNPLAVNRAANNISSLLTKSQVKEGKLSWGLPIDTIQWDICNLPLRTGSVDIIVTDMPFGKRMGSKKRNWNLYPACLREMSRVCRPGTGQAVLLTQDKKCFIKALSRMGHLWRKVHTVWVNIGGLHAAVYLLKRTPQTFVHPSEQDGERSPW from the exons ATGTCTGATGTTCAAGAAGCCACTAACCAGCTCCAGGATGTGAACCTTCATGAGAACCAGAGGTCTATACAAGTGACAGAAAGTGACCTCAGAAGTGAGTCTGAACATCTCCAAGTCACTATTGGAGCCACCGTGCCTACTGGTTTTGAGCAAACAGCTgcagatgaagtgagagagaaattGGGGTCATCGTGCAAAATCAGCAAAGACCGGGGCAAGATATATTTTGACATTTCAGTGGAAAGTCTGGCTCAG GTTCACTGTCTGAGATCAGTTGATAACTTATTTGTGGTTGTTCAGGAGTTTAAGGATTACCAGTTCAAAGAAACAAAG GAGGAAGTTCTAAAGGATTTTGAGGACTTGGCTGGGAAGCTTCCATGGTCAGaccctttaaaaatatggaaaattaacacatgtttcaagaaaaaaaaaacaaagcacaaaaaGATAAATCAGAATTCAAGTAAAGAGAAGATTGAAAGTGGACAAGGAGACAAAACAGATGAGAGAGATGTCAAAAAAGAGTTCACTAACAATGTCTTAGATTCACAGATCTTAGACTATTATGAAAATTCAGCCATCAAAGAAGAGATATCAACATTAGTAGGTGATGATTTGACATCTTGCAAAGATGAGACTGAGGAAAGCTCAAAAGAAGAAACTGATCCTGAAGTGCTGAAGTTTAGAGTCACATGCAACAGGGCAGGAGAGAAACATTGCTTTTCCTCAAATGAGGCGGCAAGAGATTTTGGGGGTGCTGTTCAAGATTATTTTAAGTGGAAGGCTGACATGACCAACTTTGATGTGGAG gtTCTTTTGAATATCCATGATAATGAAATTGTTGTGGGCATTGCATTGACAGAAGAGAGTCTCCACCGAAGAAACATCACACATTTTGGACCCACAACTCTTAGATCTACTCTTGCCTATGGGATGCTCAG gCTCTGTGCTCCTCAGCCTACTGATATAATAGTTGATCCGATGTGTGGAACAGGAGCAATATCAATTGAG GGGGCTACAGAATGGTCTAACTGTTATCACATTGCTGGTGATAATAATCCGTTGGCTGTGAATAGAGCAGCAAATAACATCTCATCTTTATTGACCAAGAGCCAAGTGAAAGAAGG CAAACTGTCCTGGGGCTTGCCCATAGATACTATTCAGTGGGATATCTGCAACTTGCCACTAAGAACTGGCTCTGTGGACATTATTGTAACAGACATGCCATTTGGAAAAAG GATGGGCTCCAagaagagaaactggaacctttaTCCAGCTTGCCTACGGGAGATGAGCCGTGTCTGTAGGCCAGGGACAGGCCAAGCTGTACTACTGACCCAGGACAAGAAATGCTTTATCAAG GCATTATCTAGAATGGGACACCTATGGCGGAAGGTACATACCGTCTGGGTCAACATAGGGGGTCTTCATGCTGCAGTTTATCTTCTGAAACGTACACCTCAAACTTTTGTTCATCCTTCAGAACAAGATGGAGAAAGATCTCCTTGGTGA